Proteins co-encoded in one Streptomyces sp. NBC_01283 genomic window:
- a CDS encoding GNAT family N-acetyltransferase has product MPELQRLRPGHAPALLAFERENREFFARSVPDRGDAYFTGFAARHAALLAEQADGSCHFHVLVDEEGAVLGRVNLVDVAEGEAELGYRIAERVTGRGLATSAVRQVCGIAGAEYGLRALRAATYADNAGSRTVLVRAGFVAVGEVEVEGRAEVRYRRETAA; this is encoded by the coding sequence ATGCCCGAACTCCAGCGTCTGCGCCCCGGTCACGCTCCCGCCCTGCTCGCCTTCGAGCGGGAGAACCGGGAGTTCTTCGCCAGGTCCGTCCCCGATCGTGGCGACGCCTACTTCACCGGGTTCGCCGCGCGGCACGCGGCCCTGCTCGCCGAACAGGCGGACGGCAGCTGTCACTTCCATGTGCTCGTGGACGAAGAGGGGGCGGTGCTCGGGCGCGTCAATCTGGTGGATGTGGCGGAGGGCGAGGCCGAGCTCGGTTACCGCATCGCCGAGCGGGTGACCGGGCGCGGGCTCGCCACCTCCGCCGTGCGGCAGGTGTGCGGGATCGCCGGTGCCGAGTACGGGCTGCGCGCGCTGCGGGCGGCGACGTACGCCGACAACGCCGGGTCGCGGACAGTGCTCGTCCGCGCCGGGTTCGTGGCCGTGGGCGAGGTGGAGGTCGAGGGGCGGGCCGAGGTGCGCTATCGGCGTGAGACGGCCGCCTGA
- a CDS encoding ThiF family adenylyltransferase, producing the protein MRDVHDQIDAQLEELVRCLSPDAGLGGAELAAAVSRVTDGVPGDAYGTWAWYPWSGRLVHVLPRDEYRLVRTDRNRGKITRSQQRALLTRRIGVIGLSVGAAAALACAAEGVGGTFLLTDFDRLSLSNLNRLRAGVHELGVEKTVLCARAMAELDPYLHVEIYREGLGEASLAAFVKAGPDLLIEECDSPWAKVAARELARERKIPVLMEANDRGLLDIERFDMEPDRPLFHGRIGETTAADVRQLDRAALTAFMMRAVGAERLSPAMTAALPQVGRTLSSWPQLASGVLLGGALVTDSARRILLGEPVPSGSYSVDLDALIPAADVPASRVSPTAEGAR; encoded by the coding sequence GTGCGCGACGTCCACGACCAGATCGACGCACAGCTCGAAGAGCTCGTCCGGTGCCTCTCGCCCGACGCGGGGCTCGGGGGTGCGGAACTGGCGGCCGCCGTCTCCCGGGTGACCGATGGCGTCCCCGGCGACGCGTACGGGACTTGGGCCTGGTACCCGTGGTCGGGCCGTCTCGTGCACGTACTGCCCAGGGACGAGTACCGACTCGTTCGTACCGACCGCAACCGCGGAAAGATCACCCGCTCCCAGCAGCGTGCCCTGCTCACCCGGAGAATCGGGGTGATCGGCCTCTCCGTGGGTGCCGCCGCCGCACTGGCGTGCGCCGCGGAAGGCGTCGGCGGAACCTTCCTCCTCACCGACTTCGACCGACTGAGCCTGTCGAACCTCAACCGGCTGCGGGCCGGCGTCCACGAACTGGGCGTCGAGAAGACGGTGCTGTGCGCACGGGCCATGGCCGAGCTGGACCCCTACCTCCACGTCGAGATCTACCGGGAAGGCCTCGGCGAGGCCTCGCTGGCCGCGTTCGTCAAGGCCGGACCTGATCTGCTGATCGAGGAATGCGACAGCCCGTGGGCCAAGGTCGCCGCCCGTGAACTGGCCCGCGAGCGAAAGATTCCCGTCCTCATGGAGGCGAACGACCGCGGACTGCTCGACATCGAGCGCTTCGACATGGAACCGGACCGCCCCCTCTTCCACGGCCGCATCGGAGAGACGACCGCCGCCGACGTACGACAGCTCGACCGTGCCGCGCTGACGGCCTTCATGATGCGGGCCGTGGGCGCCGAACGGCTCAGCCCCGCGATGACCGCGGCGCTCCCGCAGGTCGGGCGCACCCTCTCCAGCTGGCCGCAACTCGCCAGCGGGGTCCTGCTCGGCGGGGCGTTGGTCACCGACAGCGCCCGCCGCATCCTGCTGGGCGAGCCCGTCCCCTCGGGCAGCTACAGCGTCGATCTCGACGCCCTTATCCCCGCCGCCGACGTCCCCGCCTCCCGTGTCTCGCCCACCGCCGAGGGCGCCCGGTGA
- a CDS encoding GNAT family N-acetyltransferase gives MPALHGTHLRLRELCLDDRETYVRIFTHRGLTRYLGTDRLDRPQAEKSFIRALAQPLTESRRKYTLAVCPPSPEPDTMIGTIGLLREDYGSNAMITGLVVLPGSPASGHTHEAGRLLLAYAFGQLGLHRVWAGHRSDHTHMQGVMRAAGFAPEANLRQLFHTSGIWHDVTTYTALAPEWKRQATESETRILDGEPLTRVP, from the coding sequence ATGCCCGCACTGCACGGCACACACCTGCGGCTGCGAGAACTGTGTCTCGACGACCGGGAGACCTACGTACGGATCTTCACGCACCGGGGCCTGACCCGGTACCTGGGCACCGACCGCCTCGACAGACCGCAGGCCGAGAAGTCCTTCATCCGCGCGCTGGCCCAACCGCTCACGGAATCCCGCCGCAAGTACACGCTCGCGGTCTGCCCGCCCTCTCCCGAGCCGGACACCATGATCGGCACCATCGGTCTCCTGCGCGAGGACTACGGCAGCAACGCGATGATCACCGGCCTCGTCGTGCTGCCGGGGTCACCCGCCAGCGGCCACACCCACGAAGCGGGCCGTCTGCTGCTGGCCTACGCCTTCGGTCAGCTGGGCCTGCATCGCGTGTGGGCGGGCCACCGGAGCGACCACACCCACATGCAAGGCGTCATGCGGGCCGCCGGGTTCGCCCCGGAGGCCAACCTGCGGCAGCTGTTCCACACCAGCGGCATCTGGCACGACGTCACGACGTACACCGCCCTCGCCCCGGAATGGAAGCGTCAGGCGACCGAGTCCGAGACGCGCATCCTGGACGGCGAGCCCCTCACGCGCGTGCCGTGA
- a CDS encoding DUF397 domain-containing protein, which translates to MREYDLSNARWRKSSHSGGDGGEECIEVAYDFVPGIIPVRDSKAPQGPALLIGAEAWAAFVAGVTR; encoded by the coding sequence ATGCGCGAGTACGACCTGAGCAACGCCCGTTGGCGCAAGAGCAGCCACAGTGGCGGCGACGGCGGAGAGGAATGCATAGAGGTCGCGTACGACTTCGTCCCCGGCATCATCCCCGTCCGTGACAGCAAGGCCCCGCAGGGCCCCGCCCTGCTCATCGGCGCCGAAGCCTGGGCCGCGTTCGTGGCGGGCGTCACGCGCTGA
- a CDS encoding helix-turn-helix domain-containing protein codes for MANGSRQAAWEFFGAELKRRREAAGFTQSALGVQVFVSGGYIGLFEQAIRKPQLDVAQRLDEVLQTDGIFERMCRKLIKDQPYTEYFAHAAELERLATEICDFAPAVVPGLLQTSEYARAVFLGSNPLATDEYVEELVRARMDRTLILKDATRPVYWAILHETALCVPVGGPAAMARQLDHVAAMARERRVVVQVLPFAAGAYSPMGKMMRLMEFEDAPPTVYTEAVFSGNLLDDPAVVKRTRSSYDQLRAVALSPEASLDLIDSASEVFRRCASTT; via the coding sequence ATGGCCAATGGTTCGCGGCAGGCGGCTTGGGAGTTCTTCGGGGCGGAGTTGAAGCGGCGTCGAGAGGCCGCTGGTTTCACCCAGTCGGCGCTGGGGGTGCAGGTCTTTGTGTCCGGCGGATACATCGGCCTATTCGAACAGGCCATTCGCAAACCACAGTTGGATGTGGCGCAGCGACTCGACGAGGTTCTGCAAACCGATGGCATTTTCGAGCGAATGTGCCGCAAGCTCATCAAGGATCAGCCGTATACGGAGTACTTCGCGCATGCTGCGGAGTTGGAGCGGCTGGCGACGGAGATCTGCGACTTCGCTCCGGCAGTGGTCCCGGGCCTTCTGCAGACCTCTGAGTACGCACGAGCCGTCTTCCTGGGCAGTAACCCTCTCGCCACCGACGAGTACGTCGAGGAGCTCGTCAGGGCCCGTATGGACCGCACGTTGATCCTCAAGGACGCGACACGTCCGGTGTACTGGGCGATCCTGCACGAGACGGCGCTGTGCGTACCGGTCGGCGGTCCCGCCGCGATGGCCCGGCAGCTCGATCACGTCGCGGCGATGGCACGCGAGCGCAGGGTGGTGGTCCAGGTGCTCCCGTTCGCGGCCGGGGCGTACTCGCCGATGGGCAAGATGATGCGGCTCATGGAGTTCGAGGACGCACCGCCAACTGTCTATACAGAGGCCGTGTTTTCGGGCAACTTGCTGGACGATCCGGCTGTGGTGAAGCGGACCAGGTCGTCTTACGATCAGCTCAGGGCCGTCGCGTTGTCGCCGGAGGCGTCCCTGGATCTGATCGATTCGGCGTCGGAGGTTTTCAGACGATGCGCGAGTACGACCTGA
- a CDS encoding DUF1266 domain-containing protein, producing MAIWKWRKPRVESRYPTPLTMHQLWMVSLSAPVSRDKDASRTTLYPFTRVDDGKAQKWLAEQWEITAPEQLLGRLSGLASTGYRAMARRRTGVAPLAWDIALYVDISRRGYACGMLSEADTWARLKNVVPTVAGTYASWQEYADHYLLGRQVWRESLEGTEDQDFPAPQAVSDAHLKALLDPANRTSPWNLAPWEAISRPDQARPARRG from the coding sequence ATGGCCATATGGAAGTGGAGAAAGCCCAGGGTCGAGTCCAGGTACCCGACGCCGCTCACCATGCACCAGCTCTGGATGGTGTCGCTGAGCGCGCCGGTCAGCCGGGACAAGGACGCCTCACGGACCACCCTGTATCCGTTCACCCGCGTCGACGACGGCAAGGCCCAGAAGTGGCTGGCCGAGCAGTGGGAGATCACCGCCCCCGAGCAACTGCTCGGGCGCCTGAGCGGACTCGCCAGCACCGGCTACCGCGCCATGGCCCGGCGGCGCACCGGTGTGGCGCCCCTGGCCTGGGACATCGCGCTGTACGTGGACATCTCCCGGCGCGGCTACGCCTGCGGCATGCTGAGCGAGGCCGACACCTGGGCGCGGCTCAAGAACGTCGTACCGACGGTCGCGGGGACGTACGCCTCCTGGCAGGAGTACGCCGACCACTACCTCCTCGGCAGGCAGGTCTGGCGGGAGAGCCTTGAAGGCACGGAGGACCAGGACTTCCCCGCGCCCCAGGCCGTCTCCGACGCCCATCTGAAAGCCCTCCTGGACCCGGCGAACCGGACCAGCCCCTGGAACCTCGCCCCCTGGGAAGCGATCAGCAGGCCCGACCAGGCGCGCCCCGCCCGCCGCGGGTAG
- a CDS encoding AIM24 family protein: MKSELFSTEHMAQQSVVPGMTLQNAKSIKYAVNGEMHARQGAMIAYRGDLQFERKGQGVGGMLKRAMTGEGLPLMAVRGQGEAWFAHEAQNCFIVDIEPGDVLTVNGRNVLCFDATLSYEIKTVKGAGVTGGGLFNSVFTGSGQLGLVCDGNPLVIPVSPQQPVYVDTDAVVGWTANLDTSLHRSQSIGSMIRGGSGEAVQLLLRGEGYVIVRPSEATPQKPQQH; encoded by the coding sequence ATGAAGAGTGAGCTGTTCTCCACGGAGCACATGGCGCAGCAGTCCGTCGTCCCCGGGATGACCCTGCAGAACGCCAAGTCCATCAAGTACGCGGTCAACGGTGAGATGCACGCGCGGCAGGGCGCGATGATCGCCTACCGCGGCGACCTGCAGTTCGAGCGCAAGGGCCAGGGCGTGGGCGGCATGCTCAAGCGGGCGATGACCGGTGAGGGTCTGCCGCTGATGGCGGTGCGCGGTCAGGGTGAGGCGTGGTTCGCGCACGAGGCGCAGAACTGTTTCATCGTCGACATCGAGCCGGGCGACGTCCTCACCGTCAACGGCCGCAACGTCCTGTGCTTCGACGCGACGCTGTCGTACGAGATAAAGACGGTGAAGGGTGCGGGCGTCACGGGCGGTGGCCTCTTCAACAGTGTTTTCACGGGTTCCGGGCAGCTCGGTCTGGTCTGTGACGGCAACCCGCTGGTGATTCCGGTGTCGCCGCAGCAGCCGGTGTACGTGGACACGGACGCAGTGGTCGGCTGGACCGCGAACCTGGACACGTCGCTGCACCGCTCGCAGTCGATCGGCTCCATGATCAGGGGTGGTTCCGGCGAGGCGGTGCAGTTGCTGCTGCGCGGCGAGGGGTATGTCATCGTGCGGCCGAGCGAGGCGACTCCGCAGAAGCCGCAGCAGCACTAG
- the recO gene encoding DNA repair protein RecO, translating to MSLFRDDGVVLRTQKLGEADRIITLLTRSHGRVRAVARGVRRTKSKFGARLEPFSHVDVQFFSRGSELIGRGLPLCTQSEIIAPYGGGIVTDYARYTAGTAMLETAERFTDHEGEPAVQQYLLLVGGLRTLANGEHEPHLILDAFLLRSLAVNGYAPSFDSCAKCGMPGPNRFFSVAAGGSVCVDCRVPGSVVPSSEALGLLGALLTGDWETADACEARHVREGSGLVSAYLHWHLERGLRSLRYVEKTT from the coding sequence ATGAGTCTGTTCCGTGATGACGGCGTCGTGCTGCGCACCCAGAAGCTGGGTGAGGCGGACCGCATCATCACGCTGCTCACCCGCAGCCACGGCCGGGTCCGCGCCGTCGCCCGCGGCGTGCGGCGCACGAAGTCCAAGTTCGGCGCGCGGCTCGAACCCTTCTCGCACGTCGACGTGCAGTTCTTCTCACGCGGCAGCGAACTCATCGGACGCGGCCTCCCGTTGTGCACACAGAGTGAGATCATCGCTCCGTACGGTGGCGGAATCGTCACGGACTACGCGCGCTACACCGCCGGCACGGCCATGCTGGAGACCGCCGAGCGCTTCACCGACCACGAGGGCGAGCCCGCCGTGCAGCAGTACCTGCTGCTCGTCGGAGGACTGCGGACCCTCGCCAACGGCGAGCACGAGCCGCACCTCATCCTCGACGCGTTTCTTCTTCGCTCCCTCGCCGTGAACGGGTACGCACCCAGCTTCGACTCCTGCGCGAAGTGCGGAATGCCCGGTCCGAACCGGTTCTTCTCCGTGGCCGCGGGCGGCTCCGTCTGCGTCGACTGCCGGGTACCCGGCAGCGTCGTACCCTCGTCGGAAGCCCTCGGCCTGCTCGGTGCGCTGCTCACCGGGGACTGGGAGACGGCGGACGCGTGCGAGGCACGGCATGTCAGGGAGGGCAGCGGGCTTGTTTCCGCCTATCTGCACTGGCACTTGGAGCGCGGGCTCCGCTCATTGCGGTACGTAGAGAAAACCACGTAA
- a CDS encoding isoprenyl transferase: MARRGILGRSRREYKVPEPHPSGATPPKIPGELVPQHVACVMDGNGRWAKERGLPRTEGHKVGEGVVLDVLKGCLEMGVKNLSLYAFSTENWKRSPDEVRFLMNFNRDVIRRRRDEMNELGIRIRWVGRMPKMWKSVVQELQIAQEQTVDNDAMTLYFCVNYGGRAEIADAAQAIARDVAAGKLDPSKVNEKTFAKYMYYPDMPDVDLFLRPSGEQRTSNYLIWQSSYAEMVFQDVLWPDFDRRDLWRACLEYAGRDRRFGGAIPNEEEIANS; encoded by the coding sequence ATGGCACGACGCGGAATCCTCGGACGGTCCCGCCGTGAGTACAAGGTCCCCGAGCCGCACCCCTCGGGCGCCACTCCGCCGAAGATCCCCGGCGAGCTGGTGCCGCAGCATGTGGCGTGCGTCATGGACGGCAACGGCCGTTGGGCCAAGGAGCGGGGGCTGCCGCGCACCGAGGGGCACAAGGTCGGCGAGGGCGTCGTCCTCGACGTGCTCAAGGGCTGCCTGGAGATGGGCGTCAAGAACCTCTCGCTGTACGCCTTCTCCACCGAGAACTGGAAGCGCTCGCCCGACGAGGTCCGCTTCCTGATGAACTTCAACCGCGACGTCATTCGCAGGCGCCGGGATGAAATGAACGAGCTCGGGATCCGGATCCGCTGGGTGGGGCGCATGCCCAAGATGTGGAAATCCGTCGTCCAGGAGCTCCAGATCGCCCAGGAGCAGACCGTCGACAACGACGCGATGACCCTGTACTTCTGCGTCAACTACGGCGGACGCGCCGAGATCGCGGACGCCGCGCAGGCCATCGCGCGCGACGTCGCGGCGGGCAAGCTCGACCCGTCGAAGGTCAACGAGAAGACCTTCGCCAAGTACATGTACTACCCGGACATGCCGGACGTGGACCTGTTCCTGCGCCCCAGCGGCGAACAGCGCACCTCCAACTACCTGATCTGGCAGTCCAGTTACGCCGAGATGGTCTTCCAGGACGTGCTCTGGCCGGACTTCGACCGGCGCGACCTGTGGCGCGCCTGCCTCGAATACGCGGGACGCGACCGCCGCTTCGGCGGGGCGATCCCGAACGAGGAAGAGATCGCCAACAGCTGA
- a CDS encoding transcriptional repressor, whose product MCGRSCEFSVEEAPVTTAAGPPVRGRSTRQRAAVAAALGEVDEFRSAQDLHDMLKHKGDSVGLTTVYRTLQSLADAGEVDVLRTDEGESVYRRCSTGDHHHHLVCRVCGKAVEVEGPAVEKWAEAIASDHGYVDVAHTVEIFGTCAECAKK is encoded by the coding sequence ATGTGCGGGCGATCGTGCGAGTTTTCAGTTGAGGAGGCACCTGTGACAACGGCTGCGGGACCCCCGGTACGAGGCCGATCCACCCGGCAGCGCGCCGCGGTGGCGGCGGCCCTGGGCGAGGTGGACGAGTTCCGCAGTGCGCAGGACCTGCACGACATGCTCAAGCACAAGGGCGATTCGGTGGGCCTGACCACGGTCTACCGGACGCTCCAGTCCCTCGCCGACGCCGGCGAGGTCGACGTGCTCCGCACCGACGAGGGCGAGTCGGTGTACCGCCGCTGCTCCACCGGCGACCACCACCATCACCTGGTCTGCCGGGTGTGCGGCAAGGCGGTCGAGGTCGAAGGCCCGGCGGTCGAGAAGTGGGCCGAGGCGATCGCCTCCGACCACGGGTACGTCGACGTGGCGCACACCGTGGAGATCTTCGGCACCTGCGCGGAGTGCGCGAAGAAGTGA
- a CDS encoding metal ABC transporter permease has protein sequence MEIFQTEFMQRALIAAVLVGITAPAIGIYLVQRRQALMGDGIGHIAMTGVGLGFLLNSSPVWMATLISVVGAVTMELIRAYGKTRGDIALAMLFYGGMAGGVLLINLSDTGSNANLSSYLFGSLSTVSDSDVTAICLLAAFVVLVTVGLRKQLFAVSQDEEFARVTGLPVRALNLLIAVTAAVTVTVAMRVVGLLLVSALMVVPVAAAQQITRSFKVTFILSVVIGTAVTLSGTVTSYYQDVPPGATIVLMAIGVFVVLTALATPLARRRARSVAAADATCTAGVPAARRPADEVDEVTV, from the coding sequence ATGGAAATCTTCCAGACCGAATTCATGCAGCGGGCGCTGATCGCCGCCGTCCTCGTCGGCATCACGGCCCCCGCCATCGGCATCTACCTCGTCCAGCGCCGCCAGGCCCTGATGGGCGACGGCATCGGCCACATCGCCATGACGGGCGTCGGCCTCGGCTTCCTGCTCAATTCGAGCCCGGTGTGGATGGCCACGCTGATCTCGGTCGTCGGCGCGGTGACGATGGAGCTGATCAGGGCGTACGGGAAGACGCGCGGCGACATCGCCCTCGCGATGCTCTTCTACGGCGGCATGGCGGGCGGTGTCCTGCTGATCAACCTCTCGGACACCGGCTCCAACGCGAACCTCTCCTCGTACCTCTTCGGCTCGCTCTCGACGGTCTCGGACTCCGACGTCACGGCGATCTGCCTGCTCGCGGCCTTTGTGGTGCTCGTCACGGTCGGTCTGCGCAAGCAGTTGTTCGCGGTGAGCCAGGACGAGGAGTTCGCACGGGTCACGGGGCTGCCGGTGCGGGCGCTGAACCTCCTGATCGCGGTCACGGCCGCCGTCACGGTCACCGTCGCGATGCGCGTCGTCGGGCTGCTCCTGGTGAGCGCGCTGATGGTGGTGCCGGTGGCCGCGGCCCAGCAGATCACCCGCTCGTTCAAGGTGACGTTCATCCTGTCGGTGGTCATCGGCACGGCCGTGACGCTGTCCGGCACCGTCACGTCGTACTACCAGGACGTGCCGCCCGGCGCGACCATCGTCCTGATGGCGATCGGCGTCTTCGTCGTCCTGACGGCGCTCGCGACGCCGCTGGCCCGGCGCCGGGCCCGTTCCGTGGCCGCCGCCGACGCGACCTGCACGGCCGGCGTCCCCGCGGCGCGGCGCCCTGCGGACGAGGTCGACGAGGTCACTGTCTGA
- a CDS encoding metal ABC transporter ATP-binding protein translates to MEATEPAPPVISVRAATATLGARPVLRGIDLTVRPGEVVALLGANGSGKSTAVRSVIGQVPLTGGGISLFGTPLKRFRQWARIGYVPQRTTAASGVPATIREVVSSGRLSRTKLTKLGWTSKADRAAVDRAIGLVGLADRAKDSVSALSGGQHQRVLIARALASEPELLIMDEPMAGVDLASQEILAQTLREQVAAGTTVLLVLHELGALEPLIDRAVVLRDGCVTHDGPPPKATGQHALPGHDHVHPHSADEHEPIRTGLLT, encoded by the coding sequence ATGGAAGCGACTGAGCCCGCCCCGCCCGTCATATCCGTACGGGCGGCCACGGCCACCCTCGGCGCGCGCCCGGTGCTGCGCGGCATCGACCTCACCGTCAGGCCCGGCGAGGTCGTCGCCCTGCTCGGCGCGAACGGCTCGGGCAAGTCGACCGCCGTCCGCTCCGTGATCGGCCAAGTCCCCCTCACCGGCGGCGGCATAAGCCTCTTCGGCACCCCCCTGAAGCGCTTCAGGCAGTGGGCCCGCATCGGCTACGTACCGCAGCGCACCACGGCCGCGAGCGGCGTCCCCGCGACGATCCGCGAGGTCGTCTCGTCGGGCCGTCTCTCGCGCACGAAGCTCACGAAGCTGGGCTGGACGTCGAAGGCGGACCGCGCGGCGGTCGACCGGGCCATCGGGCTGGTCGGTCTCGCCGACCGCGCCAAGGACTCCGTGAGCGCCCTCTCCGGCGGCCAGCACCAGCGCGTCCTCATCGCCCGCGCGCTGGCCTCCGAGCCGGAGCTGCTGATCATGGACGAGCCGATGGCGGGCGTCGACCTGGCCAGCCAGGAGATCCTCGCGCAGACCCTGCGCGAGCAGGTGGCGGCCGGTACGACGGTCCTGCTCGTCCTGCACGAGCTCGGCGCCCTGGAGCCGCTGATCGACCGCGCGGTCGTCCTGCGCGACGGCTGCGTGACCCACGACGGTCCGCCGCCCAAGGCCACGGGCCAGCACGCGCTGCCCGGCCACGACCACGTACATCCGCACTCGGCCGACGAGCACGAGCCGATCCGCACGGGACTGCTGACCTGA
- a CDS encoding metal ABC transporter substrate-binding protein gives MNVRRLIPTAAVASATVLGLTALTACSSSSAADKNGDGKLNVTASFYPMQYLAQEIGGDHVSVDTLTKPGVEPHDLELTPKQTAFLGESDFILYLKGIQPAVDDAIGQSGVKNTVDAAKLTTLEKHGTGVGHDHGHDEGEEHAEEDAHEHGGEGEAGTDPHIWLDPVKYAEVAEGVGKAMEKADPDHAAAYKKNTKALVKKLDALNTKFEDGLRNTKSKTFITTHSAFGYLAERYGLDQEGISGVDPESDPSPARIKELQDIAKKDKVSTVFFETLASDRTAKTLADDAGLKTDVLDPLEGITDKSKGDDYMGVMESNLAALQKSLGAK, from the coding sequence ATGAACGTACGTCGCCTCATACCCACCGCAGCCGTCGCCTCCGCCACGGTTCTCGGCCTCACGGCCCTGACCGCCTGCTCGTCCTCCAGCGCCGCGGACAAGAACGGTGACGGCAAGCTGAACGTGACGGCGTCGTTCTATCCCATGCAGTACCTGGCCCAGGAGATCGGCGGCGACCACGTCTCCGTGGACACCCTGACCAAGCCGGGCGTAGAGCCGCACGACCTGGAGCTCACCCCGAAGCAGACCGCCTTCCTGGGCGAATCGGACTTCATCCTCTACCTCAAGGGCATCCAGCCCGCCGTCGACGACGCCATCGGCCAGTCCGGCGTGAAGAACACCGTGGATGCCGCGAAGCTCACCACGCTGGAGAAGCACGGCACCGGCGTCGGCCACGACCACGGCCACGACGAGGGCGAAGAGCACGCCGAGGAAGACGCACACGAGCACGGGGGTGAGGGCGAAGCCGGTACCGACCCGCACATCTGGCTCGACCCGGTGAAGTACGCCGAGGTCGCCGAGGGCGTCGGCAAGGCGATGGAGAAGGCCGACCCCGACCACGCGGCGGCGTACAAGAAGAACACCAAGGCCCTGGTCAAGAAGCTGGACGCCCTGAACACGAAGTTCGAGGACGGCCTGAGGAACACCAAGTCCAAGACCTTCATCACGACGCACTCCGCCTTCGGCTACCTCGCCGAGCGCTACGGCCTGGACCAGGAGGGCATCTCCGGCGTCGACCCCGAGTCGGACCCGAGCCCCGCCCGCATCAAGGAGCTCCAGGACATCGCCAAGAAGGACAAGGTCTCCACGGTGTTCTTCGAGACCCTCGCCAGCGACAGGACCGCGAAGACCCTCGCGGACGACGCGGGCCTCAAGACGGACGTCCTGGACCCCCTGGAGGGAATCACGGACAAGTCCAAGGGCGATGACTACATGGGGGTCATGGAGTCCAACCTCGCCGCGCTGCAGAAGTCCCTCGGCGCGAAGTGA